The genomic region TCGATGCGGTAGAAGAGCTTCAGGATCTCTTCGTTGTCCTCGAACCCGAAGGCGCGCAGGAAGGCCGTCCCGAGGATGCGGGACCGGCGGTCGATGGTCAGCCACAGCAGGTCGTTGACATCGTACTCAAACTCAAGCCACGCACCACGATACGGGATAATGCGCGCGGTGAGGAGGGTCTTGCCGTTCTGGTGGATCTTCGTTTCGAAGGACACACCCGGTGACTTGTGCAACTGGCTGACGATGACGCGTTCCGCGCCATTAATAATGAACGTGCCGGTCGGTGTCATCATGGGCAGTTCGCCCAGGAACACCTCCTGCTCGACCATGATCTTCTCGCGCAGCTCG from Candidatus Hydrogenedentota bacterium harbors:
- the rpoB gene encoding DNA-directed RNA polymerase subunit beta (DNA-dependent RNA polymerase catalyzes the transcription of DNA into RNA using the four ribonucleoside triphosphates as substrates; beta subunit is part of the catalytic core which binds with a sigma factor to produce the holoenzyme); the protein is MAVAPEQTNGRVSLGRIPDEMELPDLIEIQTKSYADFLQWEVPPDEREPKGLQEVFLDVFPIASPDGMTRLEFVHYSFAPPKYTVQEAQQRGLTYAASLKALLRLVRYEEVGNTNELREKIMVEQEVFLGELPMMTPTGTFIINGAERVIVSQLHKSPGVSFETKIHQNGKTLLTARIIPYRGAWLEFEYDVNDLLWLTIDRRSRILGTAFLRAFGFEDNEEILKLFYRI